In Cytobacillus oceanisediminis, the following proteins share a genomic window:
- a CDS encoding glycoside hydrolase family 1 protein: protein MKKYDFPKGFLWGGATAANQIEGGYKEGNKGLNIADVLPGGKERYNILMKPGFDFEIHEDQFYYPNHEAIDFYHRYEEDIALFAEMGFKAFRMSIAWTRIFPNGDETEPNEEGLAFYDRVFDELQKYGIEPVVTISHYEMPLHLVKEYGGWRNRKVVSFFERYAKAILSRYKDKVKYWMTFNEINSGLVMPINGLGFSYQCEEDKYQPTFQAYHHQLVASAIAVKACHEITPESKIGCMILFAPVYAYDSKPENVMYALQEEQLFNYFCGDVQVRGEYPAFIKRYFRENHISLDIQEGDLDLLKEGTVDYIGFSYYMSRTEKKVKTDADSSEGNIIGGVRNPFLETSDWGWEIDPEGLRISLNQLYDRYQKPLFVVENGLGAYDKEEEDGSIHDDYRIDYLREHIKAMGEAIEDGVELMGYTSWGCIDMVSMSTGEFSKRYGYIYVDKHDDGSGTLERKKKKSFYWYKDVIESNGEKL from the coding sequence ATGAAAAAATACGATTTTCCTAAAGGTTTTTTGTGGGGAGGCGCCACTGCAGCGAACCAAATTGAAGGTGGATATAAGGAAGGGAATAAAGGATTGAATATTGCGGATGTCCTTCCTGGAGGAAAAGAACGATACAATATCTTAATGAAGCCTGGGTTTGACTTCGAAATTCATGAGGATCAATTTTATTATCCCAATCATGAAGCAATCGATTTCTATCATCGATATGAAGAAGATATTGCCTTATTTGCTGAGATGGGCTTCAAGGCATTCCGCATGTCGATAGCCTGGACCCGCATTTTTCCGAATGGCGATGAGACGGAGCCAAATGAAGAAGGACTTGCTTTTTATGATCGTGTTTTTGATGAATTGCAGAAATATGGGATTGAGCCGGTTGTAACGATCTCTCATTATGAAATGCCTCTTCATTTAGTTAAAGAATATGGCGGGTGGAGAAACCGCAAAGTTGTCAGTTTTTTTGAGAGGTACGCTAAAGCGATTCTGAGCAGGTATAAAGATAAAGTAAAGTACTGGATGACTTTTAATGAGATCAATAGCGGATTGGTCATGCCGATTAATGGGCTTGGCTTCTCCTATCAATGTGAAGAAGATAAATATCAGCCGACCTTCCAGGCCTATCACCATCAATTGGTCGCAAGCGCAATCGCTGTAAAGGCATGCCATGAGATCACTCCTGAGTCAAAAATTGGCTGCATGATTTTATTTGCGCCTGTGTATGCTTATGACAGCAAACCGGAAAATGTCATGTATGCTCTGCAGGAAGAGCAGCTTTTCAATTACTTTTGTGGTGATGTACAAGTGCGCGGGGAGTACCCGGCTTTTATTAAAAGATACTTTAGGGAAAATCATATCAGCCTGGACATACAGGAAGGCGACCTGGATTTGTTAAAGGAGGGCACTGTTGATTATATTGGCTTCAGCTATTATATGTCCCGCACTGAAAAGAAGGTTAAAACAGATGCCGATTCGTCGGAAGGGAACATCATTGGCGGGGTAAGGAACCCGTTCCTGGAAACAAGTGACTGGGGCTGGGAAATCGACCCTGAAGGTTTGCGGATCAGCTTGAACCAGTTATATGACCGCTATCAGAAACCGCTATTTGTCGTAGAAAATGGACTTGGGGCCTATGACAAGGAAGAAGAGGATGGCAGCATCCATGACGACTACCGGATTGACTATCTTCGCGAGCATATAAAAGCAATGGGTGAAGCTATAGAAGATGGCGTCGAGCTAATGGGCTATACAAGCTGGGGCTGCATCGATATGGTCAGCATGTCAACAGGCGAGTTTTCAAAACGCTATGGCTATATTTATGTGGACAAGCATGATGATGGCAGCGGAACATTGGAACGAAAAAAGAAGAAATCTTTTTATTGGTATAAAGATGTGATAGAGTCAAACGGAGAAAAACTATAG
- a CDS encoding VOC family protein, with protein sequence MKSIASPIASKVNNVFIHVSDLKRSAEWYSTLLGLPFNKDTVESPVYNIPVTSETGLTLDDHTFDPSFSLDPSGHVLFNFFVQDIDEAYTFVKDQGITIVKEIERIGDFAYFNFQDLDGNVLMICNC encoded by the coding sequence ATGAAATCAATTGCTTCCCCGATTGCAAGCAAAGTGAACAATGTTTTTATTCATGTCAGCGACCTGAAAAGGTCGGCTGAATGGTATAGCACACTGCTTGGATTGCCTTTTAATAAGGATACTGTAGAATCCCCGGTATACAACATTCCTGTCACCTCTGAAACCGGTCTTACATTGGATGACCACACCTTTGATCCATCATTCAGCCTGGATCCTTCCGGTCACGTTTTATTTAATTTCTTCGTCCAGGATATTGATGAGGCATACACTTTTGTTAAAGATCAGGGAATCACCATTGTAAAGGAAATAGAGCGGATTGGAGATTTTGCTTATTTCAACTTTCAGGACTTAGATGGAAATGTATTGATGATCTGCAATTGTTAA
- a CDS encoding Bcr/CflA family efflux MFS transporter gives MIHNPTGKERLALAFLLSMLGILGPFNIDMYLPGFPDIADDFSARASLVQMSLTACLIGLAAGQVIVGPLSDSHGRRKPLLIGISLFAVSSLLCAISPNIAAFIAARFLQGLTASAGIVLSRAVVRDVFSGKELTKFFALLMVINATAPMIAPMTGGALLLIPFASWETIFYFLSFLGLFITIVIYFRLKETLPPEKRVPSSIGNSVKSMGGLFRDRSFIGYALIVGFIHGGSFAYVSGTPFVYQGIYGVSPQVFSILFGINGLAIITGSFLIGRLAGVIPERSLLRTAVCIAVSATSLLLIMTILKGPLFMLVIPIFIYMTSMGMIITSSFTLAMKNQGHRAGSASAVIGMLPLVLGSAVSPLVSIDETTAVPMGAILFITSFIGFVFFFTLTKEKTKRSRQNLKLHAEG, from the coding sequence ATGATTCACAATCCCACTGGAAAAGAGAGGCTTGCGCTGGCTTTTCTTCTCAGCATGCTTGGAATTTTGGGACCATTCAATATTGATATGTATTTGCCAGGCTTTCCAGATATCGCTGATGATTTCAGTGCCCGAGCTTCACTTGTTCAGATGAGTTTAACAGCCTGTTTGATTGGACTTGCGGCCGGACAGGTTATTGTCGGACCGCTCAGTGATTCGCATGGAAGAAGAAAACCTCTTCTAATCGGGATCTCTCTCTTTGCCGTATCTTCCCTTTTATGCGCCATTTCACCAAATATTGCAGCCTTTATTGCAGCCCGCTTTCTGCAGGGATTAACCGCCTCTGCTGGAATCGTCCTATCCCGCGCTGTTGTCCGTGATGTGTTCAGCGGAAAAGAGCTCACGAAATTTTTTGCCTTGCTTATGGTCATTAATGCAACGGCTCCGATGATAGCGCCAATGACAGGCGGTGCCCTGCTTCTGATTCCTTTCGCAAGCTGGGAAACCATATTTTATTTTCTAAGCTTTTTGGGATTATTTATTACCATTGTTATCTATTTCCGATTAAAAGAAACCCTTCCTCCAGAAAAACGGGTCCCAAGCTCCATTGGAAATTCCGTTAAAAGCATGGGTGGCCTTTTCAGGGACCGTTCCTTCATCGGGTATGCCCTTATCGTAGGATTCATACATGGCGGAAGCTTTGCTTATGTTTCGGGGACACCTTTTGTTTATCAGGGGATTTATGGAGTATCGCCTCAGGTGTTCAGCATCCTGTTTGGCATTAATGGATTGGCCATTATTACGGGGAGTTTCCTAATTGGCCGCCTGGCAGGTGTCATTCCGGAAAGAAGCCTGCTCCGGACAGCCGTCTGCATTGCCGTCAGTGCCACTTCTTTACTTTTAATCATGACCATCCTTAAAGGGCCGCTATTCATGCTTGTCATTCCGATTTTTATCTATATGACCTCAATGGGGATGATCATCACCAGCTCGTTTACATTGGCCATGAAAAATCAGGGGCACCGTGCTGGCAGTGCCAGCGCCGTTATTGGCATGCTTCCTTTAGTGCTGGGTTCAGCTGTTTCCCCTTTGGTGAGCATTGATGAAACCACTGCCGTACCAATGGGTGCCATCTTATTTATTACATCATTCATCGGCTTTGTTTTCTTCTTCACGTTAACGAAAGAAAAAACAAAAAGAAGCAGACAGAACCTGAAGCTGCATGCGGAGGGATAA
- a CDS encoding n-acetylglutamate synthase yields the protein MNYNGRTFVSVQNTENGEVSSKTFFQYKQEGNIISAAYGGGEIIQGTIIGIVNEDGSLEFRYNHVNNKNEIRGGKCHSKPEILQDGRIRLYEKWQWQDDEGTEGHSIIEEVKD from the coding sequence ATGAACTACAATGGCCGTACCTTTGTTTCTGTTCAAAATACAGAGAATGGTGAAGTATCATCAAAGACCTTTTTTCAGTATAAACAGGAGGGAAACATTATATCTGCTGCTTATGGCGGGGGAGAGATTATTCAGGGGACAATTATTGGAATTGTAAATGAAGATGGCAGTTTAGAATTTAGATATAATCATGTGAATAACAAAAATGAAATACGCGGCGGGAAATGTCATTCAAAACCTGAAATATTGCAGGACGGCCGCATCAGGCTATATGAAAAATGGCAATGGCAGGATGATGAAGGGACTGAAGGTCATTCGATTATCGAGGAAGTAAAAGATTAG
- a CDS encoding GNAT family N-acetyltransferase: METVFPILETERLILREATEEDAKDMFVYLSDHMVVKHMGISACESVEEVLGEIEWYKSIYKNRTGMRWGITLKDSGKVIGSCGFLNRNPRHFRSEVGYELSREHWGKGIANEALERVLKFGFEHLELERIEALIEPKNLSSQKLVERQGFTREGLLRHYEYTNGKFDDLYMYSILKGDL, translated from the coding sequence TTGGAAACAGTATTTCCGATTCTTGAAACAGAAAGATTAATTTTAAGAGAAGCAACTGAAGAAGATGCAAAAGATATGTTTGTATACCTGTCAGATCACATGGTTGTAAAGCATATGGGAATCTCGGCCTGTGAATCTGTCGAAGAGGTGCTGGGTGAAATAGAATGGTATAAATCCATTTATAAAAATCGCACAGGAATGCGCTGGGGCATCACCCTAAAGGATTCCGGGAAGGTCATCGGGAGCTGCGGTTTCCTAAATAGGAATCCCAGACATTTCCGAAGTGAAGTCGGTTATGAACTAAGCAGAGAGCATTGGGGAAAAGGGATAGCCAATGAAGCCCTTGAGAGGGTTTTGAAATTCGGATTTGAACACCTTGAGCTTGAAAGGATAGAAGCCCTGATAGAGCCTAAAAATCTCTCATCCCAGAAGCTGGTTGAGAGGCAGGGATTCACGAGAGAAGGTTTGCTTAGGCATTATGAATATACAAATGGAAAATTTGATGATTTGTATATGTACTCTATTTTAAAAGGGGATTTGTAG
- a CDS encoding vWA domain-containing protein, producing MKRYALWLLFAALILSACSNDKEKAAADLSGKEEQKQEDNKEKKQESILAESENINLEISEESLLNLAPGTLMEGLTYEKDIEAIEFNVPETDPELISKMTPKLEELTKEAKDTDSIKKGLLSLLASPNYKNIIEKSNAYKPDFEEPYLPDPTKSEPGEEEKASEQAIILLDASSSMLLQAGGKMKMDIAKSAVKSFAQTIGQSSEVSLVVYGHKGSEADADKEISCTGVEEVYPMGKYSKKEFHEAVDSFESKGWTPLAGAIQKAAEMSSGYDGSTTIYIVSDGAETCDGDPVQASKNLVKNNSSNTVNIIGFDVDGKAENQLKAVAEAGNGEYLKADNPDELKNTIQYEWLPSAGDLAWAFTLSPSPWEMMDEYELGEVYPRQIFTIGRREAHRILDAVTVMGDNGWITDEQRSELRDWGYERSEQMKDLYLELYEKNRNTADAQSDEIKQRVDEWVEKMKALKKERGDIW from the coding sequence GTGAAACGTTATGCTTTATGGCTGCTGTTTGCCGCATTGATTCTTTCAGCATGCAGCAATGACAAAGAGAAAGCGGCAGCTGATTTATCAGGTAAAGAAGAACAGAAACAAGAAGACAATAAAGAAAAAAAGCAGGAAAGCATTTTAGCAGAGTCTGAGAATATTAATTTAGAGATTTCTGAAGAAAGCCTGCTGAACTTGGCCCCTGGAACACTAATGGAAGGGCTCACATACGAAAAGGACATTGAGGCAATTGAATTTAATGTGCCTGAAACTGATCCTGAGCTTATAAGCAAGATGACCCCCAAACTGGAAGAGCTGACGAAAGAAGCCAAAGATACAGACTCGATTAAAAAAGGGCTTCTTTCCCTGCTGGCGAGTCCGAATTATAAAAACATCATTGAAAAGTCCAATGCCTACAAACCGGATTTTGAAGAGCCTTACCTGCCGGATCCCACTAAATCAGAACCTGGGGAAGAAGAAAAGGCATCAGAACAGGCCATTATTCTTCTTGATGCCAGCTCAAGCATGCTGCTGCAGGCAGGCGGCAAAATGAAAATGGATATTGCTAAAAGTGCCGTAAAGAGTTTCGCCCAAACAATTGGCCAAAGCAGCGAAGTTTCCCTTGTTGTATATGGCCATAAAGGCTCTGAAGCGGACGCTGATAAAGAAATTTCCTGTACAGGAGTAGAGGAAGTCTACCCGATGGGGAAATATTCCAAGAAGGAGTTCCACGAAGCCGTTGATTCATTTGAAAGCAAAGGCTGGACACCTCTTGCAGGTGCCATTCAAAAGGCTGCAGAAATGAGCAGCGGTTATGACGGGTCAACAACGATCTACATTGTCAGTGACGGTGCCGAAACATGTGATGGCGACCCCGTCCAGGCCAGTAAAAACCTTGTGAAAAACAACAGCAGCAATACTGTTAATATCATTGGGTTTGATGTAGATGGAAAAGCCGAGAACCAATTAAAAGCAGTAGCCGAAGCCGGCAATGGGGAATATTTAAAAGCGGACAACCCGGATGAATTGAAAAACACGATCCAATACGAGTGGCTTCCTTCTGCAGGAGACCTGGCCTGGGCATTTACATTGTCGCCAAGCCCATGGGAAATGATGGATGAGTATGAACTGGGAGAAGTTTATCCCCGCCAAATATTTACGATCGGCAGGCGTGAAGCACATCGAATCCTTGATGCTGTTACAGTCATGGGAGACAATGGCTGGATCACTGATGAGCAGCGATCAGAACTTCGTGATTGGGGCTATGAACGAAGCGAGCAAATGAAGGACCTCTATTTAGAACTCTATGAAAAAAACCGAAATACAGCTGATGCACAAAGTGATGAAATCAAGCAGAGAGTCGACGAATGGGTTGAAAAAATGAAGGCTCTAAAGAAAGAGCGCGGTGACATTTGGTAA
- a CDS encoding 3-oxoacyl-ACP synthase III family protein produces the protein MFSAGVLGIGVNIPQNIITNEMIAKRFGITHEEICRKTGILERRYESPDSSLTDMCEIAGKRAIADAGVNPKDIDMVIIGTNTHDTHITAALVQDRIGAAQCAGLDLHSGCSSFITALATGAQFVQTGLYKNVLVIAVDKCSSLLNPMDKKTALLFSDGAAAVVLGQVDKSNGILGIHMQMDGSGGKYLHLDENKHIKMDGRAVFEFAVDRFPQAVHKVLELSGLSLQEVDFIIPHQSNLRIIEAGTARLGFPMEKVHTKTIQYYGNSSAPTIAIGLHEEVKEGKIKDGDVVVLAGYGAGLGWGAIVMRWGQTSKQLI, from the coding sequence TTGTTCAGTGCAGGTGTTTTAGGTATCGGTGTAAACATACCACAAAATATTATAACGAATGAGATGATTGCCAAACGTTTCGGTATTACACACGAAGAAATTTGCAGAAAAACGGGCATACTGGAAAGACGCTACGAATCTCCAGACTCATCACTTACAGATATGTGCGAAATTGCTGGAAAACGTGCGATAGCAGACGCAGGGGTCAACCCGAAGGATATTGACATGGTGATTATTGGAACAAACACACATGACACCCACATTACGGCTGCGCTGGTTCAGGACAGAATCGGTGCTGCACAATGTGCGGGACTGGACCTTCATTCAGGCTGTTCCAGCTTTATCACAGCCCTGGCAACCGGGGCCCAATTTGTTCAGACAGGATTGTATAAAAACGTATTAGTCATTGCTGTCGACAAATGCTCCTCCCTCTTGAATCCGATGGATAAAAAGACGGCGCTGCTGTTTTCAGATGGAGCTGCTGCTGTTGTCTTAGGCCAGGTGGATAAAAGCAATGGTATTCTTGGCATCCATATGCAAATGGATGGAAGCGGGGGAAAATATCTTCATCTTGATGAAAACAAGCACATCAAAATGGACGGAAGAGCCGTTTTTGAATTTGCAGTAGACAGATTTCCCCAAGCGGTTCATAAAGTTTTGGAACTATCTGGCCTGAGCTTGCAGGAAGTCGATTTCATCATCCCTCACCAATCCAACTTGCGGATTATTGAAGCAGGAACAGCACGCCTGGGCTTTCCTATGGAAAAAGTTCATACCAAAACCATACAATATTACGGAAACTCTTCTGCACCTACGATAGCTATTGGTCTTCATGAAGAAGTGAAGGAAGGCAAAATAAAAGACGGGGATGTGGTTGTACTGGCTGGATATGGTGCAGGTCTCGGCTGGGGAGCCATTGTCATGCGCTGGGGACAAACATCGAAACAGCTAATTTAA
- a CDS encoding LacI family DNA-binding transcriptional regulator, which yields MANIKDIAKKAGVSVTTVSRVLNNHPYVSEDKREAVLRAMEEFNYQRNINAVHLSKGETLLIGVVVPFTNHPYFGLLVEGIANEAMKNNYKLVLFQTNYEEDREIEALKMLQHKQIDSLIICSRICEWDVINQFTEYGPIVLCEDARNQNVSSTFIDHYLSFSNALEYLHNKGHQKIGYCIGRKTGANSRQRGKAYADFLKRIGEPYYEEYIFYECLNFEHGEEVVRRLSNMDNPPTALLVTSDFAAAGIVTSCREKGIHIPDDLAIMGFDNQPIAKIMHITTLEIPLVQMGRQLLLQAIDGEKHTHEEISVKLIERQTV from the coding sequence ATGGCAAATATAAAAGACATCGCTAAAAAGGCAGGAGTTTCAGTTACGACCGTTTCCAGAGTGCTGAATAATCATCCTTATGTGAGTGAGGATAAAAGGGAAGCTGTCTTGCGGGCAATGGAGGAATTCAATTATCAGCGGAATATCAATGCTGTTCATTTAAGCAAAGGGGAAACACTTCTTATAGGGGTCGTGGTTCCTTTTACCAATCACCCTTATTTCGGCCTGCTTGTAGAAGGGATTGCAAATGAGGCCATGAAAAACAACTATAAATTAGTTCTTTTTCAAACAAATTACGAGGAAGACAGGGAGATTGAAGCTCTAAAAATGCTGCAGCATAAACAAATCGACTCTTTAATCATTTGTTCAAGAATATGCGAATGGGATGTCATCAATCAGTTTACGGAGTATGGCCCCATTGTTCTCTGTGAAGATGCGAGGAATCAAAATGTGTCCTCTACCTTTATCGACCATTACTTGAGTTTCTCTAATGCTTTAGAGTACTTACATAATAAAGGGCATCAGAAAATCGGGTATTGTATTGGAAGAAAGACGGGTGCCAACAGCAGGCAGCGCGGAAAGGCTTATGCAGATTTTTTAAAACGAATTGGCGAACCGTATTATGAAGAATATATCTTTTATGAGTGTCTGAATTTTGAGCATGGCGAAGAAGTGGTTCGCCGGTTATCGAACATGGATAATCCACCGACAGCTTTGCTGGTAACAAGTGATTTTGCTGCTGCCGGAATTGTAACCTCCTGCAGGGAAAAAGGCATCCATATTCCGGATGACCTGGCAATCATGGGATTTGATAACCAGCCAATAGCCAAAATCATGCACATTACAACACTTGAAATACCGCTGGTTCAAATGGGACGGCAGCTGCTTCTTCAAGCAATTGATGGTGAAAAGCACACACATGAGGAGATATCGGTGAAGCTGATCGAACGGCAAACCGTATAG
- a CDS encoding DUF2164 domain-containing protein: protein MFLKITKEQQQKMIEDIQIFFSEERDEEISEFGAERVLDFVKESLAPHFYNAAISDVKHVVEQQYASMEDEILTLERPIK from the coding sequence ATGTTTTTAAAAATTACAAAAGAGCAGCAGCAAAAGATGATCGAGGATATCCAGATTTTTTTCTCTGAAGAAAGAGATGAGGAAATATCTGAGTTCGGTGCAGAAAGGGTGCTGGATTTTGTTAAAGAGTCATTGGCCCCGCATTTCTACAATGCAGCGATTTCAGATGTAAAGCATGTAGTGGAGCAGCAATATGCTTCAATGGAGGATGAAATCCTGACTCTCGAGCGTCCTATAAAGTAA
- a CDS encoding J domain-containing protein codes for MNIIDAVAQLHKAGIKANGADVERWIEEGKIKAERSPRRQISYTIKTKDLTDFIIKKQEELYQQKLEGILLQVKDLKGQMEILNTRVQIEESKVKSLKKMIQAQNLIADEEIKPAKLLGLKPDEDMQLIRKEFKKLLKALHPDRGGDERLFKVFTEHYKNIF; via the coding sequence ATGAACATTATTGATGCTGTGGCACAATTACATAAAGCTGGAATAAAGGCGAATGGCGCAGACGTTGAGCGCTGGATAGAAGAAGGAAAAATTAAAGCGGAACGAAGTCCGAGGAGGCAAATCAGCTACACAATAAAGACGAAGGATCTCACTGATTTCATCATCAAAAAACAAGAAGAGCTTTATCAGCAAAAACTCGAAGGGATCCTCCTGCAAGTTAAAGATCTTAAAGGACAAATGGAGATCCTGAATACCCGTGTCCAAATAGAGGAATCCAAAGTTAAATCATTGAAGAAAATGATACAAGCACAGAACTTGATCGCCGATGAAGAAATCAAGCCTGCGAAGCTTCTTGGCCTGAAACCTGATGAGGATATGCAATTGATCCGAAAAGAATTCAAGAAACTTCTAAAAGCCCTCCATCCAGACCGGGGTGGTGATGAAAGGCTTTTTAAGGTGTTTACTGAACATTATAAAAACATCTTCTAG
- a CDS encoding GNAT family N-acetyltransferase, protein MPILKTDRLILRKMKSSDLSYLMEIFSDPEAMRFYRSTKTREQAEDWISWTLHDYRTYGVGLWIAEEKTSGRFLGQCGITPQDTGGIIEMEIGYLFTRREWGKGYATEAALACKEYGFKSLKYKKLVSIINVKNLASIRVAEKAGMKKEKTFLRAGNKMYVYSISNV, encoded by the coding sequence ATCCCTATATTAAAAACAGACAGATTAATTTTAAGAAAGATGAAAAGTAGCGACCTGTCTTATTTAATGGAAATCTTTTCTGACCCGGAGGCCATGAGATTTTATCGCTCAACAAAAACGAGAGAGCAGGCCGAAGATTGGATCAGCTGGACCCTGCACGATTATCGGACATATGGTGTGGGCCTTTGGATTGCTGAAGAAAAAACATCCGGCAGGTTTTTGGGGCAGTGCGGAATTACCCCTCAGGATACAGGGGGCATTATAGAAATGGAGATTGGCTATTTGTTTACCAGGCGTGAATGGGGAAAAGGCTATGCGACGGAAGCGGCATTAGCCTGTAAAGAATATGGGTTTAAAAGCTTAAAATATAAAAAGCTGGTTTCCATTATAAATGTGAAAAATCTTGCTTCTATCCGTGTTGCAGAAAAAGCTGGCATGAAAAAGGAAAAAACATTCCTAAGAGCCGGAAATAAGATGTATGTATATTCCATATCAAACGTTTAG
- a CDS encoding NUDIX hydrolase has protein sequence MNNVFGNQIKELDYKIRKGAYAVIFNSENEKVLTVQTQSGHYFLPGGGIEKGESEIECLKREVLEETGYEISNFLFIGNAKSYLPQTKKRPMLSDGYFYLAGLADKIQEPTEEDHVMKWIEIRRLAEVLVHEHHIWAVEEGIRYKSMEGEMNDCLLR, from the coding sequence ATGAACAATGTATTCGGGAACCAAATAAAAGAACTTGATTATAAAATACGCAAAGGTGCTTACGCTGTAATTTTCAATTCAGAAAATGAAAAGGTATTAACTGTGCAAACTCAGTCTGGCCATTACTTTCTGCCAGGCGGAGGAATAGAAAAAGGTGAAAGTGAAATCGAATGCCTGAAAAGAGAAGTGCTGGAAGAGACCGGCTATGAGATTTCAAATTTCTTGTTTATCGGTAATGCAAAGAGCTATTTGCCGCAGACCAAGAAAAGGCCAATGCTAAGTGACGGGTATTTTTATCTGGCTGGTCTGGCGGATAAAATACAAGAGCCGACTGAAGAAGACCATGTAATGAAGTGGATTGAAATTCGAAGATTAGCAGAAGTACTTGTTCACGAGCACCACATCTGGGCTGTCGAGGAAGGGATAAGATATAAAAGCATGGAGGGGGAGATGAATGATTGCTTACTACGGTGA
- a CDS encoding MFS transporter → MNRKIFLYVKAFSDLGTFMDLIAINVLMYAATGSSAWLAATMAIRTLGGVLSSLFSGVLADRFDRRKIMIWTDVFRAVIILGLIPFPNPIMILIVCFFIGLTSSFFAVSYSAEIPQIFGEDKVLETNALISRLTSVSLVFGFIGAGVITDFLGYQVTLIIDATTYVISALVLLKMKWQTSESAVNKRISSGFKEKLASISRDLKEVYSFILLKQMLLLVNIVFLIGAFAGASHNLGIPLLAENIDSSKQSFYYGLIWGVWGIGSVLATMILPKLKSLRENRLYFACFVSAMLMSAGFITFLSNHSLWIILPFAFLTGIFDAGFTTLHATILQKTDNHIRGRIFGVGMLLKSLGFALGFVAAPLVLEVFSLAKMVWLFHRTLISASILVLIFAAGSHKKVKRMSQGV, encoded by the coding sequence ATGAACCGTAAAATTTTTCTGTATGTAAAAGCTTTTTCCGATTTGGGTACGTTCATGGACCTGATTGCCATTAATGTGCTCATGTATGCGGCCACCGGAAGCTCTGCCTGGCTTGCAGCGACAATGGCCATCAGGACACTTGGCGGCGTTTTATCAAGTCTTTTCTCAGGGGTTCTGGCCGATCGCTTTGACCGCCGAAAAATTATGATTTGGACGGATGTATTCCGTGCTGTCATCATTTTAGGCTTAATACCTTTTCCAAATCCAATCATGATTCTCATTGTTTGCTTCTTTATCGGATTGACATCAAGCTTTTTTGCAGTTAGCTACAGCGCAGAAATTCCTCAGATTTTTGGCGAGGATAAAGTACTGGAGACGAATGCGTTAATTTCCCGATTAACATCTGTCAGCCTGGTGTTTGGTTTTATCGGGGCTGGAGTTATAACTGATTTCCTCGGATACCAGGTAACTTTAATCATTGATGCCACAACCTACGTCATTTCAGCACTCGTTCTATTAAAAATGAAATGGCAAACCTCGGAATCAGCCGTAAATAAAAGGATCAGCAGCGGCTTTAAAGAGAAACTTGCCAGCATTAGCAGAGATTTGAAAGAAGTTTATTCCTTTATTTTGCTGAAGCAGATGCTGCTTCTTGTCAATATTGTCTTCCTAATTGGGGCATTCGCAGGTGCTTCGCATAATTTGGGGATTCCGCTGCTGGCCGAAAATATAGATAGCAGCAAACAAAGTTTTTACTACGGGTTAATCTGGGGTGTATGGGGAATTGGATCAGTATTAGCAACCATGATTCTGCCAAAATTGAAAAGCCTCCGGGAAAACCGCCTTTATTTTGCATGCTTTGTATCCGCCATGCTTATGTCCGCAGGTTTTATCACCTTCCTGTCCAATCATAGCTTATGGATCATTCTGCCGTTTGCCTTTTTAACTGGTATTTTTGATGCGGGTTTCACGACTCTGCATGCCACAATCCTGCAAAAGACAGACAACCATATCAGAGGCAGAATTTTTGGAGTAGGAATGCTTTTAAAATCATTGGGCTTTGCACTTGGATTTGTTGCCGCCCCTCTTGTACTGGAAGTATTCTCATTAGCTAAAATGGTTTGGCTCTTCCATAGGACATTAATATCTGCAAGCATTCTCGTCCTGATTTTTGCTGCGGGGAGCCATAAAAAAGTTAAGAGAATGAGTCAAGGTGTATAA